Proteins from a single region of Styela clava chromosome 1, kaStyClav1.hap1.2, whole genome shotgun sequence:
- the LOC120347779 gene encoding acyl-CoA:lysophosphatidylglycerol acyltransferase 1-like has product MSFITTFTSLLRVILCIVNNIYAIPVYLCLYLLLQPLRIFSPLTFWAIEGWLYEKLLSMVAFWAQLSGHEIFTSGDDISSIINDESILMTNHQSSGDIPVLMHALRGTRPSLRGVMWIMDWVLQFLSFGWIAKGHGDFFLLQGSDIRKFPFLFSGSEAQIKIDGMKRFKKHLVDVYCKRDRKWMILFPEGGFLHKRREGSWRFSKRNNLPLLNNVTIPRVGAFQAIVDVLGVEGVKNGLNKDSLGKKHIKWIIDVTIGYAKNEPLGITSWVMGSGGPKKVYLHYRVFRSSDMMTKVGEGGGYSVSEAWIYDRFIEKDKLLKDFFATGKFPPGKQGLKPVKCYTISTLIGHVFCLLPYFILAYFIF; this is encoded by the coding sequence ATGAGTTTCATTACAACATTCACATCACTTCTTCGGGTGATACTTTGCATTGTAAACAACATATATGCAATTCCGGTATACCTTTGTTTGTACTTGTTATTACAACCATTAAGGATATTCTCTCCACTAACGTTCTGGGCTATTGAAGGATGGCTATATGAAAAACTACTATCTATGGTAGCATTTTGGGCTCAGTTATCCGGACATGAAATATTTACCAGCGGCGATGATATATCTTCCATTATCAATGATGAAAGCATTCTCATGACAAATCACCAATCTTCGGGGGATATTCCTGTGTTGATGCATGCTCTGCGGGGTACAAGACCTTCGCTTAGAGGGGTCATGTGGATTATGGACTGGGTATTACAATTTTTAAGTTTTGGATGGATAGCAAAAGGCCATGGTGACTTCTTCCTTCTCCAAGGTTCGGATATTCGAAAGTTTCCATTTTTGTTTAGCGGTTCTGAAGCACAAATCAAAATTGATGGAATGAAGCGATTCAAAAAACACCTTGTTGATGTTTATTGCAAACGTGATAGAAAATGGATGATTCTTTTTCCCGAAGGTGGATTTCTTCATAAACGAAGAGAGGGAAGTTGGCGTTTTTCCAAGCGTAATAATTTACCTTTATTAAACAATGTTACTATACCTAGAGTGGGGGCTTTTCAAGCAATAGTGGATGTCCTGGGTGTTGAGGGGGTTAAGAATGGACTCAACAAAGATTCACTGGGAAAAAAACATATCAAATGGATTATCGATGTCACAATTGGATATGCAAAGAATGAGCCTCTAGGAATAACGTCATGGGTGATGGGTAGCGGAGGGCCGAAAAAAGTTTATCTGCATTACCGTGTTTTTCGTTCCTCTGATATGATGACAAAGGTTGGAGAAGGAGGAGGTTACTCTGTTTCTGAAGCGTGGATTTACGATAGGTTTATTGAAAAAGATAAACTTCTGAAGGACTTTTTTGCTACAGGCAAATTTCCTCCGGGAAAACAAGGTTTAAAACCTGTAAAATGCTATACAATTAGTACATTGATTGGTCATGTTTTCTGCCTCTTGCCTTATTTCATCTTagcttatttcatattttaa